A window of the Loxodonta africana isolate mLoxAfr1 chromosome 3, mLoxAfr1.hap2, whole genome shotgun sequence genome harbors these coding sequences:
- the ISG15 gene encoding ubiquitin-like protein ISG15 translates to MGFNLKVKMLSGQEILVPVTASMLLSELKQRVSKEIGVPTFQLRLAHSNGTVLQDGVPLMDQSLGPGSMVLLIVDSCEPLSILVRNDKGRSVAYEVRLTDTVAQLKQQVCQQERVQADLFWLTFEGRSLDEQKLLGDYGLTPRCTVYMNLRLRGG, encoded by the exons ATG GGCTTCAACCTGAAGGTGAAGATGCTGAGTGGCCAGGAGATCTTGGTGCCCGTGACGGCCTCCATGCTGTTGTCGGAGCTGAAGCAGCGGGTCTCGAAGGAGATAGGCGTGCCTACCTTCCAGCTGCGGCTGGCCCATTCAAATGGCACAGTGCTACAGGACGGAGTGCCCCTCATGGACCAGAGCCTGGGCCCTGGCAGCATGGTCCTGCTGATAGTGGACAGCTGCGAGCCCCTGAGCATCCTGGTGCGCAATGACAAGGGCAGAAGCGTTGCCTATGAGGTCCGGCTGACCGACACTGTGGCCCAGCTTAAGCAGCAAGTGTGCCAGCAGGAGAGGGTGCAGGCTGACCTCTTCTGGCTGACCTTTGAGGGGAGGTCCCTGGATGAACAGAAGCTATTGGGGGACTATGGCCTTACCCCCAGGTGCACAGTGTACATGAATCTGCGGCTTCGGGGAGGCTGA